The Pungitius pungitius chromosome 8, fPunPun2.1, whole genome shotgun sequence genome has a window encoding:
- the sp7 gene encoding transcription factor Sp7 isoform X1: protein MAASILEVGNAIEDARYGSSPLAMLTATCNKFGSTSPHRDSATPGKIGSAIPVKKPYNMTSDLQTAKNGRTADGNGLADSYTGSFTTAGGGGGGGGGGGGLLTPNGSPPPSAGGYTTEYNPFSHSFQTSMSQDPSLLVSKAHATADCLTSVYTSLDMTHPYGSWYKAGIHPGITAAPANATSSWWDVHPNSNWLSSSQPQADGGLQASLQPVTQQASLSPQLSSYGTDFTQLNPAPYPSVGLGSSSHLLQPSQHMLPQDMYKPKPVQSAGLIESPMGLKPARGSGGYSGGGAPTRSSCDCPNCQELERLGASAASLRKKPVHSCHIPGCGKVYGKASHLKAHLRWHTGERPFVCNWLFCGKRFTRSDELERHVRTHTREKKFTCLLCNKRFTRSDHLSKHQKTHADSAMQGKAVAVEGETDPRSEETAELNANAVSTNPAADQITNGDDKTGTPNGVENSSGLLEI, encoded by the exons ATGGCCGCATCTATTCTGGAGGTAGGGAATGCAATT GAAGACGCACGCTATGGTTCCAGTCCTCTGGCTATGTTAACGGCTACCTGCAACAAGTTTGGCAGCACAAGCCCCCACAGAGATTCGGCTACACCCGGTAAGATCGGCAGCGCTATTCCTGTAAAGAAACCCTAcaacatgacctctgaccttcagaCAGCTAAGAACGGACGCACCGCAGACGGCAATGGCCTGGCGGACTCCTACACTGGCTCCTTCaccacagctggaggaggaggaggaggaggaggaggaggtggcgggcTGCTCACCCCCAACGGAAGCCCCCCTCCTTCAGCCGGAGGCTACACTACAGAATATAACCCTTTCTCCCACTCCTTCCAAACGTCCATGTCCCAGGACCCATCTCTTCTAGTGTCCAAGGCCCACGCTACGGCCGACTGCCTCACCAGTGTCTACACCTCGCTAGATATGACACACCCCTACGGCTCCTGGTACAAAGCCGGCATCCACCCCGGCATCACGGCTGCTCCGGCTAACGCCACGTCCTCCTGGTGGGACGTCCACCCCAACTCCAACTGGCTGTCGTCATCCCAGCCCCAGGCGGACGGAGGCCTCCAGGCCTCCCTGCAGCCCGTAACCCAACAGGCCTCCCTCAGCCCGCAGTTGTCCAGCTACGGCACCGACTTTACACAACTCAACCCGGCTCCTTACCCCTCCGTGGGGCTGGGCTCCTCCTCACACCTCCTCCAGCCCTCCCAGCACATGCTGCCCCAGGACATGTACAAGCCGAAGCCCGTGCAGAGTGCGGGGCTGATTGAGAGCCCCATGGGCTTGAAGCCCGCCCGGGGATCGGGGGGCTACAGTGGAGGGGGCGCGCCCACTAGGTCCTCGTGCGACTGCCCCAACTgccaggagctggagaggctggGGGCGTCGGCCGCGTCCCTGAGGAAGAAGCCGGTCCACAGCTGCCACATCCCAGGCTGCGGGAAGGTCTACGGCAAGGCCTCCCACCTCAAAGCCCACCTGCGCTGGCACACCGGCGAGCGACCCTTTGTCTGCAACTGGCTGTTCTGCGGGAAGCGCTTCACCCGCTCGGACGAACTGGAGAGGCACGTGCGCACCCACACGCGGGAGAAGAAGTTCACCTGCCTGCTGTGCAACAAGCGCTTCACGCGCAGCGACCACCTCTCCAAGCACCAGAAGACCCACGCGGATTCTGCGATGCAGGGCAAAGCCGTGGcggtggagggggagacggaTCCGCGGAGCGAGGAGACCGCGGAGCTGAACGCCAACGCTGTGAGCACCAATCCTGCCGCTGACCAAATCACCAATGGGGACGACAAAACGGGCACACCAAATGGCGTGGAGAACAGCAGTGGACTGTTGGAGATCTGA
- the sp7 gene encoding transcription factor Sp7 isoform X2, with translation MAASILEEDARYGSSPLAMLTATCNKFGSTSPHRDSATPGKIGSAIPVKKPYNMTSDLQTAKNGRTADGNGLADSYTGSFTTAGGGGGGGGGGGGLLTPNGSPPPSAGGYTTEYNPFSHSFQTSMSQDPSLLVSKAHATADCLTSVYTSLDMTHPYGSWYKAGIHPGITAAPANATSSWWDVHPNSNWLSSSQPQADGGLQASLQPVTQQASLSPQLSSYGTDFTQLNPAPYPSVGLGSSSHLLQPSQHMLPQDMYKPKPVQSAGLIESPMGLKPARGSGGYSGGGAPTRSSCDCPNCQELERLGASAASLRKKPVHSCHIPGCGKVYGKASHLKAHLRWHTGERPFVCNWLFCGKRFTRSDELERHVRTHTREKKFTCLLCNKRFTRSDHLSKHQKTHADSAMQGKAVAVEGETDPRSEETAELNANAVSTNPAADQITNGDDKTGTPNGVENSSGLLEI, from the exons ATGGCCGCATCTATTCTGGAG GAAGACGCACGCTATGGTTCCAGTCCTCTGGCTATGTTAACGGCTACCTGCAACAAGTTTGGCAGCACAAGCCCCCACAGAGATTCGGCTACACCCGGTAAGATCGGCAGCGCTATTCCTGTAAAGAAACCCTAcaacatgacctctgaccttcagaCAGCTAAGAACGGACGCACCGCAGACGGCAATGGCCTGGCGGACTCCTACACTGGCTCCTTCaccacagctggaggaggaggaggaggaggaggaggaggtggcgggcTGCTCACCCCCAACGGAAGCCCCCCTCCTTCAGCCGGAGGCTACACTACAGAATATAACCCTTTCTCCCACTCCTTCCAAACGTCCATGTCCCAGGACCCATCTCTTCTAGTGTCCAAGGCCCACGCTACGGCCGACTGCCTCACCAGTGTCTACACCTCGCTAGATATGACACACCCCTACGGCTCCTGGTACAAAGCCGGCATCCACCCCGGCATCACGGCTGCTCCGGCTAACGCCACGTCCTCCTGGTGGGACGTCCACCCCAACTCCAACTGGCTGTCGTCATCCCAGCCCCAGGCGGACGGAGGCCTCCAGGCCTCCCTGCAGCCCGTAACCCAACAGGCCTCCCTCAGCCCGCAGTTGTCCAGCTACGGCACCGACTTTACACAACTCAACCCGGCTCCTTACCCCTCCGTGGGGCTGGGCTCCTCCTCACACCTCCTCCAGCCCTCCCAGCACATGCTGCCCCAGGACATGTACAAGCCGAAGCCCGTGCAGAGTGCGGGGCTGATTGAGAGCCCCATGGGCTTGAAGCCCGCCCGGGGATCGGGGGGCTACAGTGGAGGGGGCGCGCCCACTAGGTCCTCGTGCGACTGCCCCAACTgccaggagctggagaggctggGGGCGTCGGCCGCGTCCCTGAGGAAGAAGCCGGTCCACAGCTGCCACATCCCAGGCTGCGGGAAGGTCTACGGCAAGGCCTCCCACCTCAAAGCCCACCTGCGCTGGCACACCGGCGAGCGACCCTTTGTCTGCAACTGGCTGTTCTGCGGGAAGCGCTTCACCCGCTCGGACGAACTGGAGAGGCACGTGCGCACCCACACGCGGGAGAAGAAGTTCACCTGCCTGCTGTGCAACAAGCGCTTCACGCGCAGCGACCACCTCTCCAAGCACCAGAAGACCCACGCGGATTCTGCGATGCAGGGCAAAGCCGTGGcggtggagggggagacggaTCCGCGGAGCGAGGAGACCGCGGAGCTGAACGCCAACGCTGTGAGCACCAATCCTGCCGCTGACCAAATCACCAATGGGGACGACAAAACGGGCACACCAAATGGCGTGGAGAACAGCAGTGGACTGTTGGAGATCTGA